ACTGGTCGCGGGCTCTGGAGCAGGAGGGGATTCCTTTGGCGGCGTACTTCGCTGGCGGGGTGGGGAGCCACCGCCCGAAGGGACCCGGCGCAGGCTTCGAGAGGGCCAGGGCGATCGGCGAAGCACTGGCCCAGGAGCTGCTCACGCGCCTTCCGCAGGCCAGCTGGCGTGATCGCGTCAGCCTCCGCACGGTCCGCGTGCCGATAGAGCTTGGGCCCTTGCAGCTGCGCATTTCCCAGAAGCTGACGCTGGCTCCTTGGCTCGGGCGAAAGCTCCTGCGTCCGGGGCCTGTCTGGCTCAGCGGACTCCGGATCGGGGATCTGGTCCTGCTGGGGGCGCCGGCAGACTGGAGCGGCGAGCTCACCAACGAGCTGCGCGCGACGGCCGACTCCCTTGGGCTTCAGGTGACGGTGACGAGCTTCAACGGGGGCTACGTGGGCTACGTGGTTCCGGACCCCTATTACCCTCTGGACGAGTACGAGACGCGGCTCATGTCCTTCTACGGACCGCACACGGGCTCCTACTTTCTCAGCCTGTTCCGGCTTCTGCTCTCAGGTTTGGCTGGGGAGCGAACCGGCAGGCAAGGGCTGGGGTAGGTGCGAAAAGTGGGTGGAAGCAGAGAGGAGGTGCCATGAGACCGATTTCACGGCGAGGCTTTGTCAAGACCATGGCGGGTGCCACAGCTGCCTTTGCCGCGCTCGGCAAAGCGGAGGCGCAAGCGACCCCGAAGAAGGCGAGCGCCAATGAGCGCCTGGGGGTGGCTCTCATCGGAAGTGGAGGCCGCGGACGAAGCCTCCTGGACGATTTCCTGCGCACGGGCCAGGTGGACGTGGTCGCCATCGCGGACGTGGACGAGGAGATGCTCGACAAGGGGCTCAACAAGGTGGAGGCAGCCCAGGGCAAACGGCCGGCGGGATATCGTGATTTCCGCCGCGTGTTGGAACGCAAGGACGTGGACGCAGTCATCGTGGCGACGCCGGACCACTGGCACGCCCTTCCCACGATCTACGCCTGCCAGGCCGGAAAAGATGTGTACGTCGAGAAGCCCCTTGCAAAGACCATCCAAGAAGGCCGGGCGATGGTGAACGCGGCCCGGCGCTACAACCGGATCGTCCAGGTGGGAACGCAGCAGCGCAGTGCCGACCACTTCAAAAAAGCCGTGGAGTACGTCCAATCGGGCAAGCTGGGCAAGATCCGGATGGTCCGTGCCTGGGCCTATCTGGACTGGAAGGGAGGATTGGGCAATCCCGCGGATACCACACCCCCGTCCACCGTCGACTACGACTTCTGGCTCGGACCTGCCCCCAAGCGGCCTTTCAACCCGGCTCGTTTCCACTTCACCTTCCGATGGTTCTGGGACTACTCCGGCGGCCTGATGACCGACTGGGGGGCGCACATGGTGGATATCGCCATGTGGGCCATGGGCGAGGATCCGATCGGCGCCATGGCCATCGGCGGCAAGTACGGCTACCCCGACGACATCATGGAGACACCCGACACCCAGCAGTCCATTGTGGAATTCCCAAGCTTCTCCCTCCTCTGGGAGCACATGATCGGATGCGGGATCGGACCCTGGCAGCGCGAACACGGGGTGGAATTCCACGGCCAGAACGGGATCCTGGTCGTGGACCGCGGAGGCTGGGAGGTGTACGCCGAGACGGACAAGATCGACCGCCCCGACCGCATCTACAAGATGATGCCTGTACCCCGCCAGGCGGGATCGAGCGACTACAGCTTCACCCACGTACAAAACTTCGTGGATTCGGTGAAATCGCGCAAACCCCCAATTGCGGACGTCGAGATCGGCCATAAGTCGGTCATCGCCTGCCATCTGGCGAACATCGCCGTGAGGCTGCGCCGCTACATCCGATGGGACCCGCAGAAAGAGGAGGTAGTCGGCGATCCTGAGGCCCAGCGGCTGGTCCTGGCCGAGTACCGCAAGCCGTGGGAGCTGCCCAAGATCTGATCCGGAACGGCGGGGCCGCCGCAAAGCCGGGAGGCCCTTCCCGCGGGATCTGGAGGGTGGGAGGCAAAAGCCCGATAGAGAAGGGGGACCGGGGGATAGAGGGGCGCGCGAGGTGGGCGTCTGCGTGGGGGGGAGGATCATCCGTCCGCCAGGGCTGAGAGGTGCGGGGTATGGGTGCCGGTGCGGCGTTAATCACGGGTGCTGCCAAGAGGATCGGTAGGGCGATCGCCCTCGAGCTGGCTCGGGCGGGTTTCGACATCGGCATCCACTACCGCGGCGGCGCCGAGGCTGCGAAAGAGGCGAAAGCGGAGATAGAACAGCTCGGCGTGCGCTGCGAGCTTTTCGAAGCCGATTTCGGCCCTGGTTTCCAAGCGGAAGAGCTGGTTCGCCGCGCGGCAGAGCTCCTGCCAGGGCTCTCGGTCCTGGTCAATAACGTTTCGGTCTTCGAAGCCGGTGACCTTCTCGATGTCGACGAGAAGCAATTCGAGCGCGTCCTGGCTGTGAACCTGCGCGCACCCTTCTTCCTGACCCAGGCCTTCGCGCGACACTGCCGGAAAGGGGTGGTGGTGAACATTCTGGACACGAGGGTGGCTCAGAACCCCACGCAGCATTTTGTGTACACCCTGTCCAAAAAGGCTTTGCGCGAGTTCACGAAAATGGCCGCCCTGGCTCTGGCGCCGGACATCCGGGTCAGCGCCGTTTGCCCTGGTGCGATCCTCCCACCGCCGGGACAAGACGCGTCCTACCTTGCCGAGAAGGCCAGGAGGATACCGGCGCGAAGAAGTGGGTCGCCGGAAGATGTTGCCCGCGCGGTGCTTTACCTCGTCCAAAACCCCTTCGTGACGGGCGAGGAGATCTTCGTCGACGGTGGGGAACACCTCCTCTGAGGCTGGCGATGCTCATCCGGATCAAGAACCTTCGTCTCCGCACCATTCTCGGGGTGGAGGACTGGGAGCGCCGGGAAAGGCAGGATGTGGTCATTAATGTCGAGGTCGAGTTTGACGGATCGGACGCCGTGCAGAGCGACAAGCTGGAACACACGCTCGACTACAAGGCCCTCACGAAGCGAATCATCCAGGAGGTGGAAAGCTCCCGTTTCCATCTGCTGGAGACACTTGCCCAGCACGTGCTGAACCTTGTCCTGGAGCAGGAGCGGGTGATCGCGGCCCGGGTGGAAGTCGACAAGCCCAATGCCCTGCGCTTCGCCGACTCCGTCTCCGTGGTCTGTTCGGGGAGGAAGGGGCCGTGAATCGGGCCGTGATCAGTGTGGGTTCCAATATCGACCCGGAAGAGCACACTCGTCGCGCCAGGGAAAGGATCGCGCAGCGATTCAAGCTCCTGGCGGAGTCCGAGTTTGTGGAGACGGAGCCCATCGGCCGGCCGGACCAGCCCAACTTTCTCAACGGGGCTCTTCTCATCGAGACGGACCTGAGCCGCCAGGAGCTCAAGGCCTGGCTTCGGGCGCTGGAAGAGGAGCTTGGACGTGTGCGAACGGGCGATCGGTACGGTCCCCGCACGATTGACCTGGACATCGTGGTGTGGAACGACGAGGTTGTCGAGTTCGAGGTCTACGACAGACCCTACCTGCGAAGGGCGGTGCAACAGCTACTCCCGCACCTGGGTCTCTGAGCGCGGCACACGACGGAGGTCGACCGGTGCGCGACATGGGAGTTTCCGGCAAGGTGGCGATTGTGACGGGGGCCAGCAGCGGGATCGGCCGGGCCACGGCGCTGGCCTTTGCGCGCGAGGGGGCCAAGGTGGCCCTTGTGGCGCGCGACGAACGGCGTCTTCGGGAGACGGCAGCGCAGTTTTGGGGCACGTCCGGCGAAGCCCTCGTTGTGCCAGCCGACGTGACCCTCCCGGCCGACTGTGAGCGCGTAGTCCGCACCGTGGTGCACGAATGGGGGGGCATCGATATCTTGGTCAACGCGGCCGGGATTATCGCCAGTGGCAGCATTGAAAGCACGTCCCTTGAGGACTGGGACCGGATGTTTGCGATCAACGTGCGGGCCGTCTTCTACCTGATGCACCTGTGCGTCCCGTACCTGATCCAGCGGAAGGGCAACATCGTGAACGTGTCCAGTGTGACGGGGCTGAGGGCGTTCCCCAACGTCCTTGCGTATTGCGCCAGCAAGGCAGCCCTCGATCACCTCACGCGCTGCGCCGCCTTGGAGCTTGCCCCCAAGGGGGTGCGCGTCAATGCCGTGAATCCTGGCGTGGTCGTCACGGAGCTTCACCGGCGCGGCGGGATGGACGAGCAGGCCTACGCGGAATTCCTCGAACGCAGCAAGTCCACACACCCCCTGGGGCGCGTCGGCAGGCCAGAGGAGGTGGCCGAGCTCATCCTGTTCCTTGCGTCTCCCCACGCGTCCTGGATCACGGGCGATACGGTGAGCATCGACGGGGGTCGCGCTCAGACCTGCCTGCGTTAGGAACGGTTGGGCTTGGGCCGCGATTGCCGACGGCGACCAAAGCAACGGGCCCCGAAGCGGAGACCCGTGAGGGGCCTGGGTCGGACGGGAGTGGTTTTTCGCCAAAGCAGCGGGGTCGTTCAGCATCCTGGGCCGGCCGGGAGGGGGACAAAAGGTTTCGCCCTTTCGCGGACGGCGGAAGGGGGCAGCTCACGCTTCTGAGCGGTCCGACAAGGTGATTCCACAAGGGGGAGACTCGTTTACTCGGAGCAGGTTTGGCCTCGGAAAAGGACGGAAGCGGAGGAACCATGGTCGATCCCCAGCGCGAAGTTGCCTTCGTCGTATCGGAGACACATTGGGATAGGGAGTGGTATCACCCCTTCCAGGAGTTCCGGTACCACCTTGTGTTCCTGGTGCAGAAGCTCCTGGACCTTATGCAGGAGCGCCCCGACTACCGGGTTTTCGTGTTCGATGGCCAGTCGGTTGTGATTCCGGATGTGTTGGAGGTTGCGCCGGAGATGGAAGAGCCTCTCCGCCGCCTCAGTCGGGCCGGCAGGATCCGGTTTGGCCCGTGGTACGTCTTGCCGGACGAGTTCCTGGTGTCCGCGGAGTCCCTCGTTCGGAATCTCCACTACGGCCATCGTATAGCGGAGAAGTTCGGCGGGGCGATGAATGTGGGGTATGTGCCAGACGGTTTTGGCCACCCCGCCCAGCTGCCTCAGGTTCTGGCGGGATTTGGGATCCGTCGCGCGATCCTGTGGCGCGGCATGGGGGAAGAGGCTGAGGACCTGGGATCGGAATTCCTTTGGGAGGCTCTCGACGGGACGCAGGTGCTTGCGGTGTGGCTCCCCCAGGGCTACGGAAACTTCGGGAACCTGGGCTATCCGCGAAATTGGGGGGACATGCGAGGCTATAGGCCTTCGCTGGACGAGGCGGATAGAAGGTTGGGGGAGCGCCTGGCCGTGCTCCGACGCTTCGGGCGCTGCGGAGTCTATCTCCTGATGAACGGCCTCGATCACCTTCCCCCGCAGCCTGAGCTTCCGGATCTCTTACGCGGGTTGCAGGAACGCCACCCCGAGCTGGAAATCCGTCACGCCTCCTTCGAGGAGCTGTTCGACGAGATCGAGAGACGCCTGCCGGAACTCCCTGCCCTGAAGATCTACCAGGGCGAATTCAACTCGGGGAAGCACGCGGTCATTCTGCAGGGGGTGTATTCCTCCCGCGTCTATCTGAAGCAGGCCAATTTCGAGCTTGAGACAAAGCTCGTCCACTCCCTGGAACCCCTTCTCGCCCTGGCCCTGACCGTCGGTGGCCCCCATCTGTGGCGCAACTTCCTCGATTACGCCTGGCGCGAACTGATGAAGAACCATCCCCACGACGACATCTGCGGCTGTAGCGTCGACGCGGTTCACCGCAACAACGAGCACATCTACGAGCAGGTGCGCCAGGTCGTGCACAAGTTGGAGCACGAGGTACTGCACTTCCTCGGCTGGCAAGTGAGGCTACCGCACTCTCAGGGCACGCCATTCGTTGTTTGGAACACGGCCGGATTCCCGCGATCCGAGTGGGTCCGGACCGAGCTCTGGTTCGACGGGCAGGATCCCGCAGCCTCGGGCTTTCGGCTCGAGCTGCCCGACGGCAGGGAGGTGCCGTACGTGCTCCTCGAGACCCGCGGCGAGGAGGGGGTGAACTATCTGACTCCGCTCCGCAAGCGGGTCGCCTGCGTCTGGCTCAAGCTTCCGGACGTCCCGCCCGGAGGATGGCAGACAATCGTGGCTGTTCCCGGTACCCCTCGCCCGCCGCGCAAGACAGTCGTCGTCGATCCGGCGAAGCGGCGGATGGAGAACGAATTCCTCCTCATCGATCTGCACGAGGACGGCACCTTTGACCTGCAGGATAAACGCACCGGAAATCGCTACGAACGTCTCCACTGGCTCGAAGACACGGAGGATGTGGGCGACGAGTACGACTATTCCCCGGCGCCCAACTCCTTGTCCCTGGACACGAAAGGCGTAAAGGCGGAAATAGAATTAGTCCGTCTGGGTGGTGTGGTAGCGGAGGCAAGGATCCGGCGTCGGTGGGAGCTTCCGGCGCGCTTTGACCGCGAGCAAGGTAAGCGCTCTGACCAGAAAGTGCCGGTGGAGGTTCAGACGATTCTGCGAGTGGTGGCCGAGAGTCCTCGTGTCGACATCGAGACGGAGGTCCACAACAGAGCCTGCGACCACCGACTACGCGTGCATTTCCCGACCGGGGTGAAAGCGGAATTCGCTGAGGTCGACGAGCAATTTGCCCTCCTGCGGCGGCGCATCGCCCTGCCCCTCGAGAAGGATCCCGTCCAGCCTCCCTCGCCGACGCGACATTTCCAGCGCTTTGTGTCTCTGGGCAGAGGGGGACGTGGTCTGGCTCTTGTCGCGCACGGCCTTCACGAGTACGAGGCGACGGAGGACGGCGATCTGGCCCTGACTCTGTTCCGCAGCGTGGGCTGGCTGTCCCGGAACGACCTCCTAACGCGCAAAGGACATGCGGGCTGGGCGATCCCGACCCCGGAAGCCCAGTGTCTTCGAACGCTGCGATTTTCCTACGCCCTGCTTCCGCACGAAGGCGAGGTGCGCCGATCCGACGTCTACAACGCTCTCCTTGGCTTCGTTCTGCCGATTCAAGTGGCCCGGGCGGACTGGAAACCGTCCCTCGGCATTGACCTGCCGCCGGAGGAAAGGCCCCTAAAGGAGGAGCCTGCGTTTCGGAGGAGCGGGGTGTTGCCGGACCGGGCAAGCTTGGTGAAGATCGAGGGTGAAGGGGTCGTCCTGAGCAGCCTTAAGCCGGCTTGGAGAGGGGAAGGCATTGTGGTGCGCGTCTATTCCGTCAACACTGTGGGCACCGAAGTGAGGGCGGAATGGCTCTGGCCGCTTCGCCACGCCTTCGAGGTGAACCTCAACGAGGAATACCTCAACACCGTGGCATGCCGGGACAACGAGTTTCGCTTTCACCTTCGCCCGGGTCAGATCCGTACCTTCCTGGTGATCCCAGAGGTAGGGCCGGCCCCGGGCGCGCATTAGAGGCTCCGCAGGGATTCCCGAAACGAGAGCGAACCAGTTGCGGGAGGTGGCCATGCGCAAGACGAATATCGGCATTGTAATGCTCACCGACGAGCGGGAACACGTACACACCCAGACGGACGCCCAGAACATGGAGATCGTCCGTCGCTGGGCCGAGATCATCTGCACCGAGGGGCGTACGTTCGACGGCGAGACGTACAACGTAGTGATTGGGCACAAGATCGTCTACGACGTGCGCACCGCTCAGGAAGTCGGCCGCCAGCTTTCGGAGGCCGATGTGAAGTCGATCATCTTCTGCTACAACGTCTGGAACTTTCCCTTCCTCGTCTGGCCGGTCCTCAATAGCGTAGGCCGGGATCTTCCCATCCTCAGCCTCTCGAATAACAACGGCCGGTTTCCGGGCAATGTGGGACTGCTGGCCACGGACGGGGCCTTGCGCCAGGCTGGGTTCCGGACGCACCGAATCGTAGGGGAAATGGATGATCCGAAGGTTCGGAGACAGGTCCTGAACTGGGTACGAGCGGCTCAGGCCGTCACGACCATTCGCAACGAGGTCTTCGGCTGCTACGGTGGTCACTCGATGGGGATGGAGACCGGTTTCGCCCATCTTACGCCCACGCTAAAGGCTCTGGGCACCACCGTGCGGCAGATCGACCAGCTTCTCCTCGTCGAGAAAATGAAAGAAGTGGACGAGAAGGAGGTGGAAGCTGGCCGCAAGTGGTTTGAAGAGCTCTTGGGCCCCCGCCTGCGCTACGACGGCAGAATCCTCACGCCCGAGACCCTGAAGACCCAGATCCGGCTCTATTTGGCCATGGAGCTGGTCAACAAGGAGAAAGGGTTCGATTTCTGCGGCCTCAAGGGCCAGAGGGAGCTCACCGAGTACGTCTGTCTCGGTGACGTGCCGGAGATGCTGATGAACGATCCCTACGACTGGCGCGGGCCGAAGGAGCCTATGGTTTGCGCCACGGAAGCGGACTTCTACGCCGCCGTGACCATGCAGCTGCTCAAGTACGTCAGCGGTGGCCTACCGACGCTGTTCATGGACGTGCGTCTCTATCATCCGGACCGGGACTTGTGGGATTTCTGCAACTCGGGCAATCACGCCACGTACTACGCCAAGCGGAGCCGTGACCCCAGAGAGAACTTTTCCGTCGTCACCTTCCATCCGGCGCTCGAATTCTACTTCAAGGCTGGGGGCGCCTCGGTAGAATTCGATGCTGCACCGGGTCCGCTCACCTTCGCGCGTCTCGGGCTATGGGATGAAAAGCCGTACATGGTGATCGTAGAGGGTGAGGCGGTGGAACTCCCTGCGGACGTTCGGAAGCAGCTGAATGCGATGACAGACCCCACGTGGCCCCACGTGCACGCGCGGCTGCGCTGCAGCTTTGACGAGTTCATCCAGATCTTCCCGTGCAACCATATTCTGGCCGTGGAGGGAGACTGGGTGGATGCGCTGGTGATGCTCTGCGAGATCACCGGCATTGTCCCTGTGCTCCTTGGGGAGCGCGGCCGCAGCCGGATCGTGCCCATCTGGGAAAGGGTGCGGTAGGATCGTACTCGAATCCATCTGCGCTGTTCACAGAAAAAGCCCGGCTCATGGCCGGGCTTCTTGTTTCGGTGCCCGCAGCCTTTCAGAGTTTCTCGGCAGCTCGCAGGCGAGCGGCCACGTTCTCCCAGTCGATCACGTTGAAAAACGCCTTCAGGTACTCACCACGCCGGTTTTGGTAGCGCAGGTAGTAGGCATGTTCCCACACATCCACCACCAGGAGAGGGATCACGCCCCAGATCGTCAGGTTCTGGTGCTTCTCGGCCTGGAGAATGAGTAACCGCCGAAGGCCCTGATGATACCCGAGAACCCCCCATCCACTTCCCTCGACGGAGTTTGCGACGCTCACAAACTGACTCTTGAACGCTTCAAAAGAACGAAACTCGGCGGCAATTCGCCGTGCCAGGTCGCCTTCGGGTTCCCCTCCTCCTTTCGGGGACATGTTCGTCCAGAAGATCGAGTGGAGGACATGGCCTGAGCCGTGGAACGCCGCCTTCTGAGCTGCCTGGGCCGCCGCGGTGTGGTCCCCAGTCTCGAGGCACTTCTGGAGTGTGGCGAGCGCGTCGTTTAGGCCTTTGACGTAGCCGGCATGGTGAAGATCGTGGTGAAGGCGCATCGTTTCCGCGTCGATGTGCGGTTCCAGCGCATCGTAGGAGTAGGGGAGTGGCGGCAGAAGGTAGTTTCCCTGAGCGTCCCGCGGCAGGGCGAAGATGTCTTCTGCGGTTGGATCGCCGCCTCCGCTCACGATGGCGGCAGCGGCTCCGACGGCGGCGGGCGCCGTCTTCAGAAAGTTGCGACGATTGGGCATAGCTCCCACCTCATTTCTATGGGTGACATTCATCGCATCCCCCGGACTCCTCGCAAAGCCTTCAACCTACTACAAGAACACCCACGGGCAAGGGATCATTCCCGCTTCTTGTGGGGGGGGGTAATAGTGGTGGCCAAACCAGGAGGTCGGAGTGGGAAATAGGCCTTTGGCCGCGGGCACTCATGATTCGGGAGCGACTGCTCGACTAGGTCTCGAATCATGGATGTACCGTTGGATCGCCTGCAGGCCATGACGTGAAGGGAGTTCCTTCCGCATGGAGATAGGGCGCGCTCTCCCCCCATCCCGAGAAGAATGAAAAAGCACCTTTCGGGCTCGAAAGGTGCTTAGTTGGTAGGCGTAAGCAATGGAGATCTAATTATCCCGCCTTCACCACGCGGCCGCTTCGCAGACAACGCGTGCACACCCGAATGTGGCGGGGAGCCCCGTCCACAATCGCGTGCACCCGGCGCAAATTGGGATTCCATTTCCGCTTCGTCACCCGGTGGGAGTGGCTGATCTGATGGCCGCGACCGGGACGTTTGCCGCAAATGTCACAGGTCTTTCCCATCTTGGCCCAAGTCCCTCCTTATGTCCGTCTCCTTCAAAACTCAGCCCCTGAACAAAAAGCGCGCCTACTATAACCATCCTGGGCCAATTTCGCAAGCACTTTTCCCACGTGCTCTTGCCCGCATCCCTTGCGGACAGTGGCCGCTCCCTGTGCCTTGCGTCGCTAATTGTCCTTGGTTTTGAGCCTGCCTTTTGTTTCTTTACCAAGCGTGGCCGAAAGCCCGGGGTCGGCGTGTCCGTTCCCTGGAGAAGCGAGGAAGGGGGAGATAGCTTTCTTCTGTGGTAGGAGGGACTCGCGATGAAAAGCGCAGCACAGTACCTCTACGAGCTCTTTAACCTCGAGAACAAGGTCGCCGTGGTAATCGGGGGCGGCGGCGTGCTCGCTGGTGCGGTCGCCAAGGCCTATGCAAGGGCAGGGGCGAAGGTGGCCATTCTCGATCTGAAGCAGGAGTACGCAGAGCAACGCGCCCGCGAAATCCATGAGGAAGGCGGCACGGCCATGGCCATCGCCGTCGACGCAACATCCCGCAGGGACCTTGAAGAGGCTGATCGGAGGATCGCGGAGACCTGGGGGCGGGTGGACATTCTGGTTAATG
Above is a window of candidate division KSB1 bacterium DNA encoding:
- a CDS encoding Gfo/Idh/MocA family oxidoreductase: MRPISRRGFVKTMAGATAAFAALGKAEAQATPKKASANERLGVALIGSGGRGRSLLDDFLRTGQVDVVAIADVDEEMLDKGLNKVEAAQGKRPAGYRDFRRVLERKDVDAVIVATPDHWHALPTIYACQAGKDVYVEKPLAKTIQEGRAMVNAARRYNRIVQVGTQQRSADHFKKAVEYVQSGKLGKIRMVRAWAYLDWKGGLGNPADTTPPSTVDYDFWLGPAPKRPFNPARFHFTFRWFWDYSGGLMTDWGAHMVDIAMWAMGEDPIGAMAIGGKYGYPDDIMETPDTQQSIVEFPSFSLLWEHMIGCGIGPWQREHGVEFHGQNGILVVDRGGWEVYAETDKIDRPDRIYKMMPVPRQAGSSDYSFTHVQNFVDSVKSRKPPIADVEIGHKSVIACHLANIAVRLRRYIRWDPQKEEVVGDPEAQRLVLAEYRKPWELPKI
- a CDS encoding SDR family oxidoreductase — encoded protein: MGAGAALITGAAKRIGRAIALELARAGFDIGIHYRGGAEAAKEAKAEIEQLGVRCELFEADFGPGFQAEELVRRAAELLPGLSVLVNNVSVFEAGDLLDVDEKQFERVLAVNLRAPFFLTQAFARHCRKGVVVNILDTRVAQNPTQHFVYTLSKKALREFTKMAALALAPDIRVSAVCPGAILPPPGQDASYLAEKARRIPARRSGSPEDVARAVLYLVQNPFVTGEEIFVDGGEHLL
- the folB gene encoding dihydroneopterin aldolase, with translation MLIRIKNLRLRTILGVEDWERRERQDVVINVEVEFDGSDAVQSDKLEHTLDYKALTKRIIQEVESSRFHLLETLAQHVLNLVLEQERVIAARVEVDKPNALRFADSVSVVCSGRKGP
- the folK gene encoding 2-amino-4-hydroxy-6-hydroxymethyldihydropteridine diphosphokinase; the protein is MNRAVISVGSNIDPEEHTRRARERIAQRFKLLAESEFVETEPIGRPDQPNFLNGALLIETDLSRQELKAWLRALEEELGRVRTGDRYGPRTIDLDIVVWNDEVVEFEVYDRPYLRRAVQQLLPHLGL
- a CDS encoding glucose 1-dehydrogenase; its protein translation is MGVSGKVAIVTGASSGIGRATALAFAREGAKVALVARDERRLRETAAQFWGTSGEALVVPADVTLPADCERVVRTVVHEWGGIDILVNAAGIIASGSIESTSLEDWDRMFAINVRAVFYLMHLCVPYLIQRKGNIVNVSSVTGLRAFPNVLAYCASKAALDHLTRCAALELAPKGVRVNAVNPGVVVTELHRRGGMDEQAYAEFLERSKSTHPLGRVGRPEEVAELILFLASPHASWITGDTVSIDGGRAQTCLR
- a CDS encoding glycosyl hydrolase-related protein, whose amino-acid sequence is MVDPQREVAFVVSETHWDREWYHPFQEFRYHLVFLVQKLLDLMQERPDYRVFVFDGQSVVIPDVLEVAPEMEEPLRRLSRAGRIRFGPWYVLPDEFLVSAESLVRNLHYGHRIAEKFGGAMNVGYVPDGFGHPAQLPQVLAGFGIRRAILWRGMGEEAEDLGSEFLWEALDGTQVLAVWLPQGYGNFGNLGYPRNWGDMRGYRPSLDEADRRLGERLAVLRRFGRCGVYLLMNGLDHLPPQPELPDLLRGLQERHPELEIRHASFEELFDEIERRLPELPALKIYQGEFNSGKHAVILQGVYSSRVYLKQANFELETKLVHSLEPLLALALTVGGPHLWRNFLDYAWRELMKNHPHDDICGCSVDAVHRNNEHIYEQVRQVVHKLEHEVLHFLGWQVRLPHSQGTPFVVWNTAGFPRSEWVRTELWFDGQDPAASGFRLELPDGREVPYVLLETRGEEGVNYLTPLRKRVACVWLKLPDVPPGGWQTIVAVPGTPRPPRKTVVVDPAKRRMENEFLLIDLHEDGTFDLQDKRTGNRYERLHWLEDTEDVGDEYDYSPAPNSLSLDTKGVKAEIELVRLGGVVAEARIRRRWELPARFDREQGKRSDQKVPVEVQTILRVVAESPRVDIETEVHNRACDHRLRVHFPTGVKAEFAEVDEQFALLRRRIALPLEKDPVQPPSPTRHFQRFVSLGRGGRGLALVAHGLHEYEATEDGDLALTLFRSVGWLSRNDLLTRKGHAGWAIPTPEAQCLRTLRFSYALLPHEGEVRRSDVYNALLGFVLPIQVARADWKPSLGIDLPPEERPLKEEPAFRRSGVLPDRASLVKIEGEGVVLSSLKPAWRGEGIVVRVYSVNTVGTEVRAEWLWPLRHAFEVNLNEEYLNTVACRDNEFRFHLRPGQIRTFLVIPEVGPAPGAH
- a CDS encoding L-fucose/L-arabinose isomerase family protein; its protein translation is MRKTNIGIVMLTDEREHVHTQTDAQNMEIVRRWAEIICTEGRTFDGETYNVVIGHKIVYDVRTAQEVGRQLSEADVKSIIFCYNVWNFPFLVWPVLNSVGRDLPILSLSNNNGRFPGNVGLLATDGALRQAGFRTHRIVGEMDDPKVRRQVLNWVRAAQAVTTIRNEVFGCYGGHSMGMETGFAHLTPTLKALGTTVRQIDQLLLVEKMKEVDEKEVEAGRKWFEELLGPRLRYDGRILTPETLKTQIRLYLAMELVNKEKGFDFCGLKGQRELTEYVCLGDVPEMLMNDPYDWRGPKEPMVCATEADFYAAVTMQLLKYVSGGLPTLFMDVRLYHPDRDLWDFCNSGNHATYYAKRSRDPRENFSVVTFHPALEFYFKAGGASVEFDAAPGPLTFARLGLWDEKPYMVIVEGEAVELPADVRKQLNAMTDPTWPHVHARLRCSFDEFIQIFPCNHILAVEGDWVDALVMLCEITGIVPVLLGERGRSRIVPIWERVR
- a CDS encoding superoxide dismutase; amino-acid sequence: MPNRRNFLKTAPAAVGAAAAIVSGGGDPTAEDIFALPRDAQGNYLLPPLPYSYDALEPHIDAETMRLHHDLHHAGYVKGLNDALATLQKCLETGDHTAAAQAAQKAAFHGSGHVLHSIFWTNMSPKGGGEPEGDLARRIAAEFRSFEAFKSQFVSVANSVEGSGWGVLGYHQGLRRLLILQAEKHQNLTIWGVIPLLVVDVWEHAYYLRYQNRRGEYLKAFFNVIDWENVAARLRAAEKL
- the rpmB gene encoding 50S ribosomal protein L28 — protein: MGKTCDICGKRPGRGHQISHSHRVTKRKWNPNLRRVHAIVDGAPRHIRVCTRCLRSGRVVKAG